A genomic region of Sideroxydans sp. CL21 contains the following coding sequences:
- a CDS encoding chloride channel protein, with protein MKNIFRLNVTEVKAADGGIYLLENILVLNWKRRLVFWCGAISVGLVAIVFAVACEWANGVFHRLLSISPYLPLVLTPLGLVFIVILTRKFFPGAQGSGIPQTIAALDPNENGRIREQVLSLGVATGKIVLTITGLTFGASVGREGPSVQIGASIMHSLGKFAHFPKHDLDKGLILAGAAAGVAAAFNTPLAGIVFAIEEMSRSFEEHNSSTILMTVIIAGITSLALLGNYSYFGHTSQSLAFGREWGVVVICGVTGGLFGGVFSRTLIEINKGLTGRIGTWMRAQPIAFAAICGLLLALVGLASGNSTYGSGYSEAKSLIDGSTILPESYGLLKMAATAISYISGIPGGIMAPTLSAGAGFGANIAHLFTSVPAGAVIIIGMVAYFSGVTQAPITAFVIVMEMIDNHEMILPLMAAAFIAKLSSRLVCPAPLFHTLAENFIGKSQMRHID; from the coding sequence GTGAAAAATATTTTTAGGCTGAATGTCACAGAAGTGAAAGCGGCAGATGGTGGAATTTATCTATTGGAGAATATTCTGGTCCTGAATTGGAAACGCAGACTTGTATTCTGGTGCGGAGCGATCAGCGTAGGCTTGGTTGCGATTGTGTTTGCGGTAGCCTGCGAGTGGGCGAACGGTGTTTTCCACAGACTGCTTTCCATTTCCCCTTATCTTCCCTTGGTGCTTACGCCTTTGGGACTCGTTTTTATCGTCATCCTTACCAGGAAATTTTTCCCCGGTGCGCAAGGCAGCGGCATTCCGCAGACCATTGCCGCACTCGACCCCAATGAAAATGGCAGGATCCGCGAACAGGTGCTTTCACTGGGGGTGGCGACTGGAAAGATCGTCCTCACCATCACCGGTCTGACGTTTGGAGCATCGGTAGGACGCGAAGGACCCTCCGTCCAGATCGGCGCATCCATCATGCATAGCCTGGGCAAATTTGCCCACTTCCCGAAGCACGATCTTGATAAAGGTTTAATCCTTGCCGGCGCCGCAGCCGGAGTCGCAGCCGCCTTCAATACGCCGCTGGCCGGAATCGTGTTCGCCATCGAGGAGATGAGCCGCTCATTTGAAGAGCACAATAGCTCGACCATACTCATGACCGTCATCATCGCCGGTATCACCTCGCTTGCGCTGCTCGGAAATTACTCCTATTTCGGACACACTTCGCAATCGCTTGCCTTTGGTCGCGAATGGGGCGTTGTCGTCATCTGCGGCGTAACGGGTGGCCTGTTTGGCGGCGTATTCAGCCGCACGCTGATCGAAATCAACAAAGGGCTGACGGGAAGAATTGGCACATGGATGCGGGCACAGCCGATAGCTTTTGCAGCCATCTGCGGACTGCTTCTGGCGTTGGTGGGACTGGCGTCCGGCAACTCGACTTACGGCAGCGGCTACAGCGAGGCGAAATCGCTCATAGATGGCAGTACGATATTGCCTGAAAGCTACGGACTGTTAAAAATGGCGGCGACGGCAATTTCCTACATCAGCGGAATACCCGGCGGAATCATGGCGCCCACGCTGTCGGCCGGTGCCGGATTCGGTGCCAATATCGCACACCTATTCACTTCAGTGCCGGCCGGTGCGGTGATCATAATAGGTATGGTTGCCTATTTTTCCGGAGTCACCCAGGCCCCCATCACTGCGTTCGTCATCGTCATGGAAATGATAGACAACCACGAAATGATATTGCCTTTGATGGCAGCAGCGTTCATTGCCAAACTGAGCTCGAGACTGGTGTGTCCCGCACCGCTATTTCACACA
- a CDS encoding NUDIX hydrolase, which produces MKFCSECGAPVELSLPQDDNRERHVCTVCNTIHYQNPKLIVGAIPEWKDGRILLCRRAIEPRHGLWTLPAGFMENGETTAQAAARETLEEANARIDVLGLYAMYNLPYINQVQLLYRATLLDLDFFPGVESLEAELFAEDEIPWDTLAFRPIRYTLEHYFADRKRGEYLFRNSDLEPPTR; this is translated from the coding sequence GTGAAATTCTGCTCAGAATGCGGTGCACCGGTCGAGCTTTCCCTGCCTCAGGACGATAACCGCGAGCGGCATGTCTGCACCGTCTGCAATACCATCCATTACCAGAACCCCAAGCTGATTGTCGGTGCCATCCCCGAGTGGAAGGATGGCCGCATCCTGCTTTGCCGCCGCGCCATCGAACCGCGTCACGGCCTGTGGACATTGCCGGCAGGCTTCATGGAAAACGGCGAGACAACGGCACAGGCGGCAGCGCGCGAGACCCTGGAAGAAGCCAATGCACGTATCGACGTGCTGGGTCTTTATGCGATGTACAACCTTCCCTACATCAATCAGGTACAGCTGCTGTATCGTGCCACGCTGCTCGATCTGGACTTTTTTCCGGGCGTGGAGAGCCTGGAAGCGGAGCTTTTCGCTGAAGACGAGATTCCGTGGGACACACTGGCATTCCGCCCGATACGCTACACGCTCGAGCATTACTTTGCCGACCGCAAACGCGGCGAGTACTTATTCCGAAACTCCGATCTCGAACCACCGACGCGCTAG